A section of the [Chlorobium] sp. 445 genome encodes:
- a CDS encoding flagellar motor protein MotA: protein MAKKNKVFLWAIIILSTIVSFALYYGVFGPAPKGSLLHNLYEGGPLVSVLMANLLILIIVVTERVIAYNKANGKGNLEKLLKEVKQDLERGAINEALQKCEKHNSAVSTSIMSGLERYRSLDEVEPRFNAKIQEVQKAIDEAANFESAQYETNLTPIKTIATIATLIGLMGTTIGMIRAFNALAESGGTPDPAKLSGAISEALYNTAGGLFAAILGTVAYNYFKAEIDSFTYFIDEAAFEVIQTLTISRRNLISERERAQ from the coding sequence ATGGCAAAAAAGAATAAGGTGTTTCTTTGGGCAATTATTATCTTGTCAACGATTGTATCGTTTGCGCTGTATTACGGAGTTTTTGGTCCTGCACCTAAAGGATCTTTGTTGCATAACCTGTATGAGGGCGGTCCGCTTGTGTCAGTGCTTATGGCAAATCTCTTGATTCTCATTATCGTGGTAACCGAGCGCGTGATTGCTTACAATAAAGCAAATGGTAAAGGGAATCTGGAAAAACTTCTTAAAGAAGTCAAGCAAGATTTGGAAAGAGGTGCAATCAACGAAGCGCTGCAAAAGTGTGAAAAGCACAACAGTGCAGTGTCGACCTCAATTATGAGCGGCTTGGAACGCTACCGTTCGCTCGATGAAGTGGAGCCGCGCTTCAATGCTAAAATTCAAGAAGTGCAAAAAGCTATCGACGAGGCGGCTAACTTTGAATCTGCACAGTATGAGACGAACCTCACACCAATCAAAACGATTGCGACCATCGCAACGCTGATCGGTCTGATGGGTACAACAATTGGTATGATTCGCGCTTTTAACGCACTTGCTGAATCAGGCGGTACGCCAGACCCGGCGAAGCTCTCAGGTGCTATCTCTGAAGCACTCTACAACACTGCCGGCGGTCTTTTTGCTGCTATCTTGGGTACAGTGGCTTATAACTACTTCAAAGCTGAGATCGACAGCTTCACCTACTTCATTGATGAAGCAGCCTTTGAAGTGATTCAAACCCTGACAATCTCACGCCGTAATCTTATTTCGGAACGTGAGCGTGCACAGTAA